In Longimicrobiaceae bacterium, the following are encoded in one genomic region:
- the hemB gene encoding porphobilinogen synthase translates to MSSYPAYRPRRMRRTEPIRALVRETVVSPSDLILPLFVVPGQGVRRPVGSMKGVDQTSVDELLRDAEEALSLGIPAVLLFGLPEAKDAEGTGAYHDDGIVQKAVRALKRELPELVVVTDVCLCEYTSHGHCGIVRGDEVDNDATVPLLARTALTHAEAGADIVAPSDMMDGRVGAIRQALDEAGHSATSIMAYSAKYASAFYGPFRDAADSTPQFGDRRAAQMDPANADEALREVRLDIAEGADIVMVKPALAYLDVIHRVKRETGHPVCAYHVSGEYAMIVAAAERGWIDGDRAMEEALVSIR, encoded by the coding sequence ATGTCTAGCTATCCCGCGTACCGCCCGCGGCGCATGCGCCGTACCGAGCCCATCCGCGCGCTGGTGCGGGAGACGGTGGTGAGTCCCTCGGACCTGATCCTCCCGCTCTTCGTCGTGCCGGGGCAGGGTGTCCGCAGGCCCGTGGGGTCGATGAAGGGCGTGGACCAGACGTCGGTGGACGAGCTGCTGCGCGACGCCGAGGAGGCGCTCTCGCTGGGCATCCCCGCCGTGCTGCTCTTCGGGCTTCCGGAGGCGAAGGACGCGGAGGGCACCGGCGCGTACCACGACGACGGGATCGTGCAGAAAGCCGTGCGTGCGCTCAAGCGCGAGCTGCCGGAGCTGGTCGTCGTCACGGACGTCTGCCTGTGCGAGTACACCAGCCACGGCCACTGCGGCATCGTGCGCGGCGACGAGGTGGACAACGACGCCACCGTGCCGCTGCTGGCCCGCACCGCCCTCACGCACGCCGAGGCGGGCGCGGACATCGTCGCCCCGTCCGACATGATGGACGGCCGGGTGGGCGCGATCCGCCAGGCGCTGGACGAGGCGGGGCACTCGGCGACGTCGATCATGGCGTACTCGGCCAAGTACGCGTCGGCCTTCTACGGCCCGTTCCGCGACGCGGCGGACAGCACGCCGCAGTTCGGCGACCGCCGTGCGGCGCAGATGGACCCCGCCAACGCCGACGAGGCGCTGCGCGAGGTGCGGCTCGACATCGCCGAGGGCGCGGACATCGTGATGGTGAAGCCGGCGCTGGCGTACCTGGACGTGATCCACCGCGTGAAGCGCGAGACGGGCCACCCGGTGTGCGCCTACCACGTGTCCGGCGAGTACGCGATGATCGTGGCCGCGGCCGAGCGCGGGTGGATCGACGGCGACCGCGCGATGGAGGAGGCGCTGGTCTCCATCCG